CAGCACCCTCCTCTGCAGCTGCACAGGAAGAGGAGCCTGTAGCTTCTAGATGGGGGCTCTGCCTTACCGTCTGTCTGTCCAGTACCAGAACTGTTCTTGAGGCAAACACCACATCAATCTCTGTCAAGATTTAGAGTCATCAGGTTCAAAGTCCCTCATAACGACCAGGTAATTATGATTAACAGCTACTTGTCCACCAACAGTAATACCTGATGGGTGGGGAAGGAGCAGTTGgtagggaggggcagggagagggagagatcaAAGGGAAGAGGGAAATACCTTTCCTGCTAGACATCGCCCTGGTGATTAATCTGCCGGGGTGTGGACAGACAACAGCGAAGTGCACAGGGCCTGAGTTCCTTCCCCACGCGGCCCTTgagtgagacagggtcttcctcgtCCACATTCACGGTGTAGCCTGGGAGAGCCCTCATACCTCCCCTTTCCCATGTCAAAGAGGGGATCAAAGAGGGGACATTTGTAGGCAAGGCGGATCAGACTTGGGCGCTTGGATTGCAGGGGCTGCCTATATCTGAACCTcatttgcctttttcttcctgttttcgtTCTGCACTGCCCCGTAGAGGTATAGCCCATTCTTTGTGCTCTGCTTGTGGTAGCGATGGCTGTGGTGTAGATTCCAGGAGGCCAGACTGTGCAGGTGACAGACCCACTGTGAGGGAAGGTGGGGGGAGGGCCACGGCCATAGTGACAGGTGCCATCCTGTGGTAGGGAACGTGTCTGTTTCCCCCTTTACCACTGAGTGCTTAGAGCAGTGATCAGCACGGAGTGGTGCTcggtaaatatctgttgaatgaatgacgaCATACAATAAAGTTAAGCTTGGAGAGccaaatttattaaaattcaggAAGATTGATCTAAGCTATATCTGGTGTCACTTTAACACACTATACATAATATTGTGATAATATATATTCACATGATATTCTTATGTGTATCATACATAtttatgcatatgcatatattttatatatacatatatatattttgcatgtatacatatacatatgtacaatcTTTTCCTACTTGCTATGTGAATTAAATAATTTTGGTAAGATGACTATCTCTTCTAATGGAaaagataattttgtgttttttttttttttttttgagacggagtttcattctgtcacccaggctggagtgcagtggcatgagcccTGCTTACtgcacctccatctcctgggttcaagtggttcttctgcctcagcctcccgagtagctgggattacaggtgcgtgccactatgcctggctgatttttgtatttttagtagagacaggattttgccaggttggccgggctggtctcaaactcccgacctcaggtgatctgcctgcctcagcctcccaaagtgctggaattataggcatgagccactgtgccctgccaagaAGGTTGTTTTTTCTGCTCTAAGGAAAGAGGCAGGATTCAGTGAATGCTTTGTATCTTTTCCTGCTTCCCAACCCCAGTTCTTCCCCTTGTTTTGGAtttcttgctgcatcatctcCGTCCCTCTTTAGCGCTGGAGGTGACCTCTGTGAGCCTTCTCTTCCTCTAACTCTGGCCTCTTTCCTGCCACACCATAGTTCTCTTCTATTCCATTCAAAACTTTTTAATGCCACGTGAACAATGTCATTGGGAaacaaaactcaagaaaaaatattccatgcccAAAAAGCATGgaacacaacaaaaagaatagtGTAGAAGACACTTAAAgaagcaataaaataatttgaatgacaTTGTTGAGAAACTGGACCTAGAGCTATGTCTAGCCTTGTTGAAGCTCAACATCTTATTCGACATTGACTTTGGAATTTGAGAGCCACCTGTTTTGAGGAAATGGGAtcactcctttctcttttccaatttccCAATTTATCTTCCCACTTGTGCCCTGAATCCTGAGGATTTAGATTTCCTAGGGGTATAGTCAAGGAGCTGggtctaaaattcatatgaaggTTGTAGGGGCAGAGAAAGAAGCCTTTCTCCTGACAGATTAAGGACAGATATATGGGAAGTAAACTGTTACACGGCCAGCGGATTCCTGATTATCCGAGTAAGTAGATTTCTCGCTTTGTAGATGGTCTATTACTGGGATTTCCTATCCTCCTGGGGCTGAACTAGGAGGATGGAATCAGGGTCATAATGAGGCATCTGATGAGGGCAGggatagggagagagagaaagagaggtagagaggagagagagaaggatatCTCAGATCTCATTTTAAGGCTAATTTGAGAGGAGACACCTAGAGTACTTGAGAGCTTGGGTCCTGGCACCAGACGACCTGGATtcagatcctggctctgccatttcctGGTTGTATGATGTAGGGCATGTAACTTGACTTCtctctgcctcaatttcctcatctgtaaaatagggataatagttttacctcatagggttgctaTGAAATGAAGTAagtaatgtatacatataaaatttgagGCCGGGCGGGGTGactcaacacctgtaatcccagcactttgggaggtcgaggcaggaggattgcttgagcccaggaatttgagaccagcctgggtaacatggtgaaaccccatctctacaaaaaaaaaatacaaaaattagctgggtgtggtggcgcatgcctgtagtcccagctactcaggaggctgaggtcgggggaagatggcttgagcccaggaggtggaggttgcagtgagttaagattgtgccactgcactccagcctgggtgacagagcgcgagGCTctgttcccccaccccccaaaaacaggagtaaaaattaaaaattggagcCATACTAAAAATGAGCATGTTAGCTATgaagattattttttgtttgattacCTGCTGTTTATGTGCCATCCAGGACTTTCCTCTTTACAGGTAGCCAATTTAGAGCTGGTTATGACAGACAAGACCCCTTTCATAACTTTTTGGAATTAATGGAGCCATCTTTATACATCTTaaggaggaggccgggcgcggtggctcacacctgtaatctcagcactttgggaggccgaggcgggcggatcacctgaggtcgggagtttaggaccagcctggcctacatgcagaaaccccgtctctgctaaaaatacaaaattagccgggcatggtggggcatgcctgtaatcccagctgctcaggaggctgaggcgggagaattgcttgaacccaggaggcggaggttgcggtgagccaagatcatgccattgcactccagcctgggcaaaaagagcgaaactccgtctccaaaaaaaaaaaaaaaaaaaaaaaaacaaatcttaagGACGAGGGGCAGAATCATTCTGAGATCACAGAGCCTAAGAAGAGGACCCAGCCACTGGCTCAGAAGGGAATGCTTGGCCTTCTGTAGAAAAATCTACCAttcagagaccatcctggcgaacacggtgaaaccccgtctctactaaaaatacaaaaaaaaaaagtttgccgggcgtggtggtggcatggtaccagctcctcgggaggctgaggcaggagaatcacttgaacccgggaggcggagcttgcagtgagcctgagcttgcagtgagcccagattgtgccactgcactccagcctgggtgacagagcaagactccatctcaaaaaaaaaaaaaaaaagaaagagaaaaatctgccATCCAGATAACTCCTCTTAACCATGAGAGACTAGGATGCTTACAAATAACTGGATCAGGGCCAAAGGTAGAGGCTGCGAAATTATGATTAAAGTGTTAACTTCAAGCTTAGATAGTTCCATGTTCACTAATTCACTAAGAAATTAATTCACTAAGATAGAAAGAAATTAATTCACTAAGATAGTTCCATGTTCACTAATTCACTAAGAAAACACTAGCAAAAAAATATCAGGATCCCTggcaggtatatatatatatatatatatttcaagagacagggtcttgctctgttgcccaggctggggtgcggtgatgtgatcactgctcactgcatccttgaacttctgggctcaagcaatcttcccacctcagccttttgagtagctgggattacaggtgcgtgccaccatgcccagctaatttttcatataaagatggagtcttgttacgttgcccagtctggtctcaaacttctgagagcAAATGATcccattgcctcagcctcccgaagtgctgggattatagtagCATGAGCCAACACGTCCAGTCCTGTGAAGTTTTTTGAAATTAAGCTTCAAAATACCTCTTCAGAGTGTTCAGGTTCTCTGGCTTTAAGGTAACTATTAAGATAGTTCAACTGGGGGAAGGGACATACGAGATTTCTTCCTGTTCTTCAACAAGTTTTAGAATTTACTACAGGAGATAGGGGAAAGTTAGTAGCTTTACTTAATGTAGTAAGCTCAAAGTCAAAACCCTGGCTAAACATGCAAAATTGTTTCCTAATCCTTTTTTAGTCTTCTATGTCTGAGGACTGTGTTAGGAGACTCACCACCTTCTCCCCACTCCAACATTCCTTTTCTGCAGGTCCAGAATGGCTACAAGAGTTCCCGATGGTTGCCGCGATGGCCTGAAATTCAGGTACCACAGACTTTGTGATAAGGCGGAAGCTTGGGGCATCGTCCTAGAAACGCTGGCCGCAGCCGGGGTTGTGACCTCGGTGGCCTTCATGCTTGCTCTCCCACTCCTCGTCTGCAAGGTGCAGGACTCCAACAGGCGAAAAATGCTCCCTACTCAgtttctcttcctcctgggtgTGCTGGGCATCTTTGGCCTCACCTTCGCCTTCATCATCAGACTGGATGGGAGCACGGGGCCCACACGCTTCTTCCTCTTTGGGATCCTCTTCTCCATCTGCttctcctgcctgctggctcATGCTCTCAATCTGACCCAGCTCGTCCGGGGGAGGAAGCCCCTCTCCCTGTTGGTGATTCTGGGTCTCGCCGTGGGCTTCAGCCTCGTCCAGGATGTCATCGCTATTGAATATATTGTCCTGACCATGAACAGGACCAACGTCAACGTCTTTTCTGAGCTTTCCGCTCCTCGTCGCAATGAAGACTTTGTCCTCCTGCTCATCTATGTCCTCTTCTTGATGGCGCTGACCTTCCTCATGTCCTCCTTCGCCTTCTGTGGTTCCTTCACGGGCTGGAAGAGACATGGGGCCCACATCTACCTCACGATGCTCCTCTCCATTGCCATCTGGGTGGCCTGGATCACCCTGCTCATGCTTCCTGACTTTGACCGCAGGTGGGATGACACCATCCTCAGCTCTGCGTTGGTTGCCAATGGCTGGGTCTTCCTGTTGGCTTATGTTAGTCCTGAGTTTTGGCTGCTCACAAAGCAACGAAACCCCATGGATTATCCTGTTGAGGATTCTTTCTGTAAACCTCAACTCATGAAGAAGAGCTATGGTGTGGAGAACAGAGCCTACTCTCAAGAGGAAATCACTCAAGGTACAGACACAGCCTGGCTAGGCAGAGAATCCCTTGTAGAAAGGTGGGGGAGAATCATAGGATATTATAACTGTAAGGAACATGCAAGATGTTCCAGATTATACCCTTGATAGAATAGGTAAGTTCCTTAAGGCTCAGATCTTGCTTAAAATCATCCAGCCTGTTAGAGACAAGTAGAACAAGAAGCTGGCCTCTGGAGTCTTTATTGAGTACTTGGTACAATTGGTGTAGACAGGGGAGAGCCCTCCTCACTTCCCCTTTCTTGTGGTGTAATTTCCTGTGGGGCAGAACACCTCAGAGGTTTCTGTGCATCAAAATAAGATgcagcaaagaaatggaaaagggatAACAAGACAAATTCCCAGCAACAAGAAGGTGAGATTGTGTTTTTTGTAAAAGATAACGAGGGATTCCTTCCAGAAATGTGGAGCCTTTGTCGATTTCAGTGCATAAAACCAAGCCATGATTTCCTGCAGTGATCACAGAGCAGAGAAGGGAGAAAGCCCTTTTATCACAAACCAGCAGGAAGTCTCCTTAAAATTGGTAAGGATTCTGGTTTAGTGCAAAGAaccacatttttttgtgtgtgcttctGGGCCCATGGGAAGGAACAGATCATAGCTGACATATAAGAATCAAAtgattcaggccaggcatggtggctcacacctgtaatcctagcaccctgagaggctgaggtgggaggattgcttcagcccagaagtttgagaccagcttgggcaaaatagcaagacctcatctctattaaaaaaaaaaaaaaagaatcaaatgattTTGCTCTTGTCTGGAGTTGTGAGAAGCCAGATATTCTCGTGTTGTTTTCATAAGCAAAAGAGGCTAAACTGATGGCCAGAAAGTGCCCCTGCTCATAGGGACCTAATCATTGGTCTCTAGGGTTTACACTGACCTTTAAAGTCTAATCACAGGGAGTGAGTGGTTTTGGGATAGGAATGAGGAACCTCCAAGGCCGCGTTCTTAGCTCCAGCTAAAAATAGGTCTTTTCTTTGCTCTTAAGCCTGAGGTGTGGAACTTCCTGGTGCTACTCACTGCAACTGTGGTCCCTTTCTAGGGCACTTGGAAGTCTGAAGGGTGATTATTGAACCACCCAGCCCCTCCTGTCTGTTCCGTGGCTTCACTCCATCACCTCACTCCTGGACTTCCTGTTCTCATTCACTGACgagtcttccttccttcattcatttaatgGACCACTGTCAGCTTTCTCCCTTAAAATGCTGCTCTGGCCTCCATGCTTTGCTGCTCACTTTCCTCCCTGCGTCCCGCGATCCACCCCATCCCATCAAAATCCTTCCTGAGCCCTTCCACAGTTGGAACCAACAACCTCGGAAGCTTTGCTCTCAGTCCAGATAAACCAAGTCACCGCGCTTTCCTGCCTGTGCCTGTGCTCCAGGTGTGTCTGTCCTCTGCCTGGCGTGGCTGTCTCCCTCTTTTGCCCTTCTCCAGGATCGGGCATTCCCCAGTTTCCCCTGGTACTCATTCCACCCTGTGCATCTGTAGGACTTTGAAATGCTCTTATCAGGGTCTGTCTCATTGCATTGTTATTTATGGGCCTATCATATGTTCCTCACTCTCCAGCGTCAGCTGCAAGGAGGGATCATTCTGGTTAACACTTACGTGCTTCACAATCTCTTACATAAAGGTGTTTAAGTGTTTATTCAGCAAATTGGGCAGGTAAATTTGGTGGGAAATAAATGAATTGCTTTGAATTGCATTCATGATGATTGCATGTGTTTATCCTTCTTTCCCAAGCCTCTGATTTTCCCCAAATACACAGAAAACAGTTGCTCATCAATCCTGCCTCTTCCcaaagaaaatgatacaaatatgtacatattttcctTGTCAGGCAGTTAAGGAAATAGGTAACTCCCCAGTGAGATTCACTGTAGGTGCACCCCTGGCCAGATTTATATCTGAAATGACTGGTTtttatgacttttcttttcttttcttttcttttcttttcttttcttttcttttcttttcttttcttttcttttcttttcttttctttttgagacggagtcttgttgtgttgcctaggctggagtgcagtggcacgatctctactcactgcaagctccgcctcccgggttcacaccattctcctacctcagcctcccaagtagctgggactacagtctcccaccaccacccccagataattttttgtatttttagtagagatggggtttcaccgtgttggccaggatggtcttgatctcctgacctcgtgatccgtctgcctcggcctccgaaagtgctgggattacaggcatgagccaccacgcctggcttaattttttgtatttttagtagagacagagtttcaccacgttagccaggatggtcttgatctcttgaccttgtgatccgcccgcctcagcctcccaaagtgctgggattacaggcgtgagccaccgtgcccggttcattttctttttctttttctttttctttttttttatgagactgagtctcgctcgctcgcccaggctggagtgcagtggtgcgatctcagctcaccgcaagctccgcctcccgggttcacgccattctcctgcctcagcctcccaagtagctgggactacaggcgcccgccaccacacccagctatttttttttttcatatttttagtagagacggggtttcaccgtgttagccaggatggtcttgatctcctgacctcgtgatccacccgtcttggcctcccaaagtgctgggattacaggcgtgagagccaccatgcccggttcaTTTTCAAATGTGCTTTTGAAGTGGTCCTAGGATGACCACTTCAAAAGCACATTT
The Rhinopithecus roxellana isolate Shanxi Qingling chromosome 10, ASM756505v1, whole genome shotgun sequence DNA segment above includes these coding regions:
- the GPRC5A gene encoding retinoic acid-induced protein 3 — encoded protein: MATRVPDGCRDGLKFRYHRLCDKAEAWGIVLETLAAAGVVTSVAFMLALPLLVCKVQDSNRRKMLPTQFLFLLGVLGIFGLTFAFIIRLDGSTGPTRFFLFGILFSICFSCLLAHALNLTQLVRGRKPLSLLVILGLAVGFSLVQDVIAIEYIVLTMNRTNVNVFSELSAPRRNEDFVLLLIYVLFLMALTFLMSSFAFCGSFTGWKRHGAHIYLTMLLSIAIWVAWITLLMLPDFDRRWDDTILSSALVANGWVFLLAYVSPEFWLLTKQRNPMDYPVEDSFCKPQLMKKSYGVENRAYSQEEITQGFEETGDTLYAPYSTHFQLQPPQKEFSIPRAHAWPSPYNDYEGKKEGS